In Streptomyces sp. P3, one DNA window encodes the following:
- a CDS encoding S8 family serine peptidase, whose product MRKPRRENDVRKGVARGSGRQKAALAGAASLTLIGLVAGALPAAAAPSAQSGRAGAVPAALEGERAGAGRTVEQITLITGDTVGLDAKGRVTKVTRGAGRGGVPLSIQHFAGHTYVIPADVSRLLADGRLDRRLFDVTGLAAADYDDAHRRNVPLIVSYEKGGAQQSARRAVRSADADVRRQLPVIRGESMTASKPGAGRVFKALTDPLAGPADDLTTAPGVDRIWLDARRNLRTDSGRTTTAADTPAVKATSAPQGTPDPKGGPVQIGAPVAWKAGYDGKGVDVAVLDTGIDATHPDVKGRIAAAKDFSGSGSTDDKVGHGTHVASTIAGSGARSGGKHVGVAPGARLLVGKVFDAGYGEDSGILAGMQWAVQQKAKIVNMSLGSTDFTGDDPIEQAVNDLSKSSGTLFAIAAGNEGPTDGTVGSPGSAEQALTVAAVDRDDKPAGFSSRGPTAESALKPDLSAPGVGIVAAKAAHGSDGDPAGPGYVSMSGTSMATPATAGAAAILAQQHRDWTGQRIKSALLASAKPLSGQSAYTVGAGRVDLGRAINQTVSAAPASVDLGTQQWPHADDRPVSRTLTYRNSGDRPVTLDLALADQVDPRGKAAPAAEVFTVSPARLTIPAGGTAEATVTADTHADGLADGAWSAAVTATGGGQTVRSAVGVVREVESYDLTLKATGRDGKPASGTDLAIAGLNSGRMYRPYDSGDKDGDGRVTVRLPKGRYLLDTRIESTTGGRDELSWLVTPGLVMNRDQTLTLDARTARPVHVTAPDTRAKLRAAQTVIAARGADPAYDYAGSVDTDSDRFYLAQAGPAAPAAGFIAQYGGIWQRDAKDPQYNLVVTRKGTMFTGLKRSVPARGLSKVVTATGSVAASTRATPNASWSVPGWDILGRVVSALDGAARKAPYSSGVQYVSTADGLRWNLGMALGSAARPDLGALYGTDRRYQPGRTYQQTYNTGVFGPGGDGDWGGKYLGGDYSICVPMFSDGPGHTGFPGAGEAAYRTRFTAGGTTLVDKKLDICEILQATGLKNSPTARYRLSIDASRPAATYRVGTRMSAVWDFTLRPVPSTEIGTMPLSAVRFTPKLSLDSTTKAGTRITVPVTVSGAAAARGALRSLTVKVSYDGGRTWKNTPVRTTANGKRSVTLAQPRTPGSVSFKATATDTRGNTVNQAMINAYRTVR is encoded by the coding sequence ATGAGGAAACCACGCAGGGAGAACGACGTCCGAAAGGGGGTCGCGCGAGGAAGCGGAAGGCAGAAGGCGGCGCTCGCGGGCGCCGCTTCCCTGACGCTGATCGGTTTAGTCGCCGGGGCGTTGCCGGCGGCCGCCGCACCGTCGGCACAGAGCGGTCGGGCCGGTGCGGTGCCGGCGGCCCTGGAGGGAGAGCGGGCCGGCGCGGGCCGGACCGTGGAGCAGATCACGCTCATCACCGGGGACACGGTGGGTCTGGATGCGAAGGGGCGGGTCACGAAGGTGACCCGGGGTGCCGGACGGGGCGGGGTGCCGCTGTCCATACAGCACTTCGCGGGGCACACGTACGTGATACCGGCCGACGTGAGCCGGTTGCTTGCCGACGGGCGCCTGGACCGGCGGCTGTTCGATGTGACGGGGCTCGCGGCGGCCGACTACGACGACGCGCACCGGCGGAACGTGCCGCTGATCGTGTCGTACGAGAAGGGCGGCGCCCAGCAGAGCGCCCGGCGGGCGGTGCGGAGCGCCGACGCCGACGTGCGGCGGCAACTGCCCGTGATCCGCGGGGAGTCGATGACCGCGTCCAAACCCGGAGCCGGTCGGGTCTTCAAGGCACTGACCGACCCGCTCGCCGGGCCGGCCGACGACCTGACGACCGCACCCGGAGTCGACCGGATCTGGCTCGACGCCCGTAGAAACCTGCGCACGGACAGTGGGCGGACGACGACGGCGGCCGACACCCCGGCGGTGAAGGCCACTTCGGCGCCCCAGGGCACCCCGGACCCGAAGGGCGGCCCGGTGCAGATCGGCGCCCCGGTCGCGTGGAAGGCCGGTTACGACGGCAAGGGCGTCGATGTCGCGGTACTGGACACCGGTATCGACGCCACCCACCCCGACGTGAAGGGCCGTATCGCCGCTGCGAAGGACTTCTCCGGCAGCGGCAGCACGGACGACAAGGTCGGACACGGCACGCACGTGGCCTCCACCATCGCCGGGTCCGGTGCCCGGAGCGGCGGCAAGCACGTCGGCGTCGCGCCGGGCGCCCGGCTGCTGGTAGGGAAGGTGTTCGACGCCGGATACGGCGAGGACTCCGGCATCCTCGCCGGCATGCAGTGGGCGGTGCAGCAGAAGGCGAAGATCGTCAACATGAGCCTGGGCAGTACGGACTTCACGGGCGACGACCCGATCGAGCAGGCGGTGAACGACCTGTCGAAGTCCTCCGGCACCTTGTTCGCCATCGCCGCGGGCAACGAAGGCCCCACCGACGGAACCGTCGGTTCCCCCGGCTCCGCCGAGCAGGCGCTCACTGTGGCCGCCGTCGACCGCGACGACAAGCCCGCCGGCTTCTCCAGCCGGGGCCCGACTGCGGAGAGCGCCCTGAAGCCCGACCTCTCCGCGCCCGGCGTGGGTATCGTCGCCGCCAAGGCGGCCCACGGCAGCGATGGCGACCCCGCGGGCCCGGGCTATGTCTCGATGTCCGGCACCTCGATGGCCACCCCGGCGACGGCCGGCGCCGCCGCGATCCTGGCCCAGCAACACCGCGACTGGACGGGGCAGCGGATCAAGTCGGCCCTGCTGGCCTCCGCCAAGCCGCTGTCCGGGCAGAGCGCCTACACGGTCGGCGCCGGCCGGGTCGACCTCGGCCGGGCGATCAACCAGACGGTGAGTGCCGCCCCTGCCTCTGTCGACCTCGGCACACAGCAGTGGCCGCATGCCGACGACCGGCCGGTCAGCCGCACCCTCACCTACCGCAACTCCGGCGACAGGCCGGTCACTCTCGACCTCGCCCTCGCCGACCAGGTCGACCCACGCGGCAAGGCCGCCCCGGCCGCAGAGGTGTTCACGGTCTCGCCCGCGCGGCTGACCATTCCGGCGGGCGGCACGGCCGAGGCCACCGTCACCGCCGACACGCACGCGGACGGCCTGGCCGACGGAGCCTGGTCGGCTGCCGTCACCGCGACCGGCGGCGGCCAGACAGTCCGCAGCGCCGTCGGCGTCGTGCGCGAGGTGGAGTCGTACGACCTCACCCTGAAGGCCACCGGCCGCGACGGAAAGCCCGCCTCGGGCACCGACCTGGCCATCGCCGGCCTGAACAGCGGCCGGATGTACCGCCCGTACGACTCCGGCGACAAGGACGGCGACGGCCGGGTCACCGTCCGCCTGCCCAAGGGCCGCTACCTGCTGGACACCCGGATCGAGAGCACCACCGGGGGCCGCGACGAGCTGTCCTGGCTGGTCACGCCTGGTCTGGTGATGAACCGAGACCAGACCCTCACACTGGACGCCCGCACCGCCAGGCCCGTCCACGTCACCGCGCCCGACACCCGGGCCAAGCTCCGGGCCGCGCAGACGGTCATCGCCGCCCGCGGCGCCGATCCCGCGTACGACTATGCCGGCTCCGTTGACACCGACAGCGACCGCTTCTACCTGGCCCAGGCCGGGCCCGCCGCTCCGGCCGCCGGCTTCATCGCCCAGTACGGCGGGATCTGGCAGCGCGACGCCAAAGACCCGCAGTACAACCTGGTCGTCACCCGCAAGGGCACCATGTTCACCGGCCTGAAGCGCAGCGTCCCGGCGCGCGGGCTCTCCAAGGTCGTCACGGCCACCGGCTCGGTCGCCGCGAGTACCCGCGCCACCCCGAACGCCTCCTGGTCCGTGCCCGGCTGGGACATACTGGGCAGAGTGGTCTCAGCCCTCGACGGGGCCGCACGGAAGGCGCCGTACAGCTCCGGCGTCCAGTACGTGTCCACGGCCGACGGCCTGCGCTGGAACCTGGGCATGGCCCTCGGATCCGCCGCCCGCCCGGACCTGGGCGCCCTTTACGGTACCGACCGCCGCTACCAGCCGGGCCGTACCTACCAGCAGACGTACAACACCGGCGTGTTCGGCCCGGGCGGCGACGGGGACTGGGGAGGCAAGTACCTGGGAGGCGACTACTCCATCTGCGTGCCGATGTTCTCCGACGGCCCCGGCCACACGGGCTTTCCCGGCGCAGGGGAAGCCGCCTACCGCACCCGGTTCACCGCGGGCGGCACCACACTCGTCGACAAGAAGCTCGACATCTGCGAGATCCTCCAGGCAACCGGGCTGAAGAACAGCCCGACGGCCCGCTACCGGCTCAGCATCGACGCCTCCCGCCCCGCCGCGACCTACCGCGTCGGCACCCGGATGTCCGCGGTCTGGGACTTCACCCTGCGGCCCGTCCCCAGCACCGAGATCGGCACCATGCCGCTGTCCGCGGTCCGCTTCACCCCGAAGCTCAGCCTGGACAGCACCACGAAGGCGGGCACCCGGATCACCGTCCCGGTGACGGTCTCGGGCGCGGCGGCCGCCCGTGGCGCCCTGCGGTCGCTGACCGTGAAGGTGTCGTACGACGGCGGCCGTACCTGGAAGAACACACCGGTCCGCACAACAGCGAACGGCAAGCGCTCCGTGACCCTCGCCCAGCCCCGGACTCCCGGCTCCGTCTCGTTCAAGGCCACAGCCACGGACACCAGGGGCAACACCGTCAACCAAGCAATGATCAACGCCTACCGCACCGTCAGGTGA
- a CDS encoding group II intron maturase-specific domain-containing protein: MLQPLGLRLSEAKTQVVHMSDGFDFLGFRIQWRRKRGTDKWHVYTFIADRPIRQLKDKIRALTNRTSQQNPRDVLIRLNQIMRGWANYFKHAVCETDRWQHRHRAPCRLNRHRRAAEHHQHALTKIDCINQRDSILTNAGDLLGFAASPPGVTSGGDELRFYCWTKVQDVFPRGEDS; this comes from the coding sequence GTGCTGCAACCGCTCGGTCTTCGTCTCTCCGAGGCGAAGACGCAGGTGGTGCACATGTCTGACGGGTTCGACTTCTTGGGGTTTCGCATCCAGTGGCGCCGCAAGCGGGGAACGGACAAGTGGCACGTCTACACCTTCATCGCTGACCGGCCCATCCGGCAGCTGAAGGACAAGATCCGTGCCCTGACGAACAGAACGTCGCAGCAGAACCCCAGGGACGTGCTGATCAGGCTCAACCAGATCATGCGCGGCTGGGCCAACTACTTCAAGCACGCGGTCTGCGAAACGGACCGGTGGCAACACCGGCACCGCGCTCCGTGCCGACTCAACAGGCACCGCCGCGCCGCCGAACACCACCAACACGCCCTAACCAAGATCGACTGCATCAACCAGCGGGACAGCATCTTGACGAATGCGGGCGATTTGCTCGGTTTTGCTGCATCACCCCCCGGGGTGACCAGTGGAGGGGATGAGCTACGCTTCTATTGCTGGACAAAAGTCCAGGATGTTTTCCCTCGCGGAGAAGACTCATGA
- a CDS encoding TetR/AcrR family transcriptional regulator, with product MTPYRTPLPMDGRRARGQESRRRLLEATLRVIAREGPAAVTHRAVAAEADVTKSLATYHFATVDELLTAALVESAEFYARQLAEDLPSDCSLGELAQHLTDAFNGHRAEWLGAYELFLHAARSPVLREAARMWVDWGRGLARRYTDDPVAVDCFVSALDGFAMHALLSDEPLDVERLAGIFTYLLPEPS from the coding sequence ATGACCCCGTACCGCACCCCACTCCCCATGGACGGCCGCCGCGCGCGCGGACAGGAGTCGCGCCGCCGGTTGCTGGAAGCTACGCTCCGGGTCATCGCCCGTGAGGGGCCCGCCGCGGTGACACACCGGGCCGTGGCGGCGGAGGCGGACGTGACGAAGTCGCTGGCCACCTACCACTTCGCGACGGTCGATGAACTCCTCACCGCTGCGCTCGTCGAGAGTGCGGAGTTCTATGCGCGACAACTGGCGGAGGATCTTCCCTCGGACTGCTCGCTGGGTGAACTGGCTCAGCACCTGACCGACGCCTTCAACGGGCATCGGGCCGAGTGGCTGGGCGCGTACGAGCTGTTCCTGCACGCGGCGCGGTCCCCCGTGCTACGGGAGGCCGCTCGGATGTGGGTCGACTGGGGCAGGGGCTTGGCCCGCCGATACACGGATGATCCCGTCGCAGTCGACTGCTTCGTGTCCGCTTTGGACGGCTTCGCCATGCACGCGTTGCTGTCAGACGAGCCACTCGACGTAGAGCGACTCGCGGGGATCTTCACGTATCTCCTTCCTGAACCTTCGTAG
- a CDS encoding amino acid transporter → MCLTGVDYFSTLGFQPGTAALAAGLMSPVATVVLVLVTLAGALPVYRRVAQESPHGQGSFAMLERLLSSWPGKLFILVLLGFAATDFIITITMSAADASTHLIENPHFNGWLHGHQLPVTLIMVVLLGVVFLNGFQEAIGVAVVLVGVFLTLNLVLAFVGLWHVVSEPHVVTDWSQALTAEHSNPLAIVGISLLVFPKLALGLSGFETGVMVMPHIRNEHGDIQQSPAGRIRGTKKLLTTVALIMSGFLITSSFLTTLLIPQAEFEVGGEARGRALAYLAHEYLGSAFGTAYDLATILILWFAGASAMAGLLSLLPRYLPRYGMAPHWARAVRPMVLVLTLVAVLITWIFDADVQAQSSAYATGVLVLVTSAAVAVTIAARRARQRGRTLTFGVISAVFAYTTVVNVVERPDGVKIAACFVIGIVIVSLLSRCFRAFELRVTGVVLDPAADRFLCDMADRRIRLVAHDGEHRDATEYDAKLRHLRTDNDLADGHDVVFVEVTVRDPSDFESEVHVRGLHVHGHLVLTLESAAVANALAALLLHVRDATGEIPHIYFEWTEGSPLGHLLKFLLLGRGDIAPITREILRASEPDRTRRPRVHVG, encoded by the coding sequence ATGTGTCTCACTGGTGTGGACTACTTTTCCACGCTGGGTTTCCAGCCCGGGACGGCAGCGCTCGCGGCGGGACTGATGTCACCGGTGGCGACCGTCGTCCTGGTCCTTGTTACGTTGGCGGGCGCCCTCCCGGTGTACCGACGTGTGGCGCAAGAGAGCCCCCACGGTCAGGGATCGTTCGCCATGCTGGAACGGCTGCTGTCGTCCTGGCCGGGCAAGTTGTTCATCCTGGTGCTGTTGGGGTTCGCCGCCACCGACTTCATCATCACCATCACGATGTCGGCGGCCGACGCTTCGACCCACCTGATCGAGAACCCCCACTTCAATGGCTGGCTGCACGGCCATCAACTTCCCGTCACTCTGATCATGGTGGTGCTCCTGGGAGTGGTGTTCCTCAATGGCTTCCAGGAGGCGATAGGTGTCGCTGTTGTCCTGGTCGGCGTCTTTCTGACACTGAACCTCGTCCTCGCGTTCGTGGGGTTGTGGCACGTGGTCTCCGAACCCCACGTAGTCACGGACTGGTCGCAGGCGCTCACCGCTGAACACTCGAACCCGCTAGCCATTGTGGGCATCTCGCTGCTCGTCTTCCCCAAACTGGCCCTGGGACTGTCCGGCTTCGAGACCGGCGTCATGGTGATGCCGCACATCCGCAACGAGCACGGTGACATACAGCAGTCACCGGCCGGCCGCATCCGCGGCACGAAGAAACTGCTGACCACGGTCGCACTCATCATGAGTGGATTCCTGATCACCAGCAGCTTTCTCACCACACTGCTGATCCCGCAAGCAGAGTTCGAGGTCGGGGGAGAGGCGCGGGGACGGGCACTGGCCTATCTGGCCCATGAGTATCTCGGGTCGGCCTTCGGAACGGCCTACGATCTCGCCACCATCCTGATCCTCTGGTTCGCCGGCGCCTCGGCGATGGCCGGGCTGCTCAGCCTGCTGCCTCGCTACCTTCCCCGCTACGGCATGGCCCCGCACTGGGCGCGTGCGGTACGCCCGATGGTGCTGGTCCTCACCCTCGTTGCCGTCCTCATCACGTGGATCTTCGACGCCGACGTACAGGCGCAGTCCAGCGCGTACGCCACCGGCGTGCTGGTCTTGGTCACCTCGGCAGCCGTCGCCGTGACCATCGCCGCCCGCCGCGCCCGCCAACGTGGCCGAACCCTCACCTTCGGCGTCATCTCGGCGGTCTTCGCTTATACGACGGTGGTGAACGTGGTGGAGCGGCCCGACGGTGTGAAAATCGCCGCATGCTTCGTCATCGGCATTGTCATCGTCTCCCTCCTGTCCCGCTGCTTCCGAGCCTTCGAACTGAGGGTGACCGGTGTGGTTCTGGACCCGGCGGCGGACCGTTTCCTGTGTGACATGGCCGACCGGCGGATCCGCCTGGTCGCACATGATGGCGAACATCGAGACGCCACAGAGTACGACGCCAAGCTCCGACACCTGCGCACTGACAACGACCTGGCCGACGGCCACGACGTGGTCTTCGTCGAGGTCACGGTCCGTGACCCGTCGGACTTCGAGAGCGAGGTTCACGTACGAGGTCTGCACGTCCACGGCCATCTGGTCCTGACCCTGGAGAGCGCCGCCGTCGCCAACGCGCTGGCCGCACTGCTGCTCCATGTACGCGATGCCACCGGAGAGATACCGCACATCTACTTCGAGTGGACCGAAGGCAGCCCGCTCGGCCACCTCCTCAAGTTCCTGCTTCTGGGCCGGGGAGATATCGCCCCCATCACCCGGGAGATCCTCCGCGCGTCCGAACCGGACCGTACCCGCCGCCCCCGCGTCCACGTCGGCTGA